DNA from Paludisphaera mucosa:
CTCTGGCTGAGATGGCGGGGCAGCCGCCCGCGGACGCCGTCGAAGCGCCGCCGGCTCCCGCTTTGGGGCCGCCTCGAAATTCGGCCGGGGGCGGCCTGGAGGCCGAATCGTTGCCCGCCGAGCAGGCCGAGGACCTCGCGCCGGGGATGGACTCGATCCGGACCCTGGGGCCGACGCCGGTCGCGGACGTCCGGTTCCTGATGGACCAGCTCGGGCTGCAGAGGACGCTCGGCGACAGCGGCATTCGCTCGTTCGGCTGGATCGAGGGCGGATACACGGGCGCATCGCCCGGCTCCGGCCTGCTCTCCGTCGAGCCCCGTCAGAACCGCTTCGGCAACGAGTTCCTGCTCAACCAGATCGGGCTCGTGCTGCAGAAGCCGCTCCAGCGGGGCGGCCTCAATTTCGGCTTCAACGTCCGCTACTTCGCGGGCGCCGACGCGGCCCTGGGCCAGCCGAAGGGGGGCATCGGCTCGACCGTGACCAGCTCGCGTTTCAGCCAGGACTTCCGCGACCTCTACGTCTCGGCCCACCTGCCGATCCTGACCGAGCTGGGCATGGACGTGAAGGTCGGCCGCATGAACTCCATCATCGGCTACAACGGCTTCCTCGCCCCGTATCGGCCGTTCTACTCCAGCGATTACCAGTTCTTCTACTCGCAGGACGGCGCCTTCACCGGTGCGTTGACCAACCTGCACGTCTCGAACCGACTGGACGTCTGGAACGGCGTGACGCTGGGGGCCAACACCTTCTTCACCATGCGCAGCGCCCATTCGGTCTGCTACATCGGCCAGGTCAATTACTGGCTGACCGACGAGCAGAAGACTCGACTGACGGGCTCGGTCTACGCGGGGCCGAACGCGATCTTCGCGGCGCCGGGGATGGCCGGCGACTTCAACACGACCGTCGAGCTCCGCGTCCAGCAGAACTGGACGCAGCGCTTCACGCAGATCGTCCAGTCCAACATGGGCTGGGATTCGGACACGCCGGTGGGGACGGGATCGTGGTACGGCGTGTACACGATCGGGATCTATCACCTGTCCGACAAGGTCGACGCCCTGGCCCGAGGCGAGTGGTTCACCGACGTCAAGGGGACGCGCACGGGGATCAGCACCGACTATTCGGAAGTGACCCTCGGGCTCAACTGGCATCCGGTCAAGTACCTCGACGTCCGGCCGGAGATCCGGGGCGACTTCGCCGGCGCGCCGGCATTCGGGGTGAACGGGGCCCACACCGATTTCAGCCAGCTCACCGGCGGGATCAGCTGCCTGGTCAAGTTCTGACACCGGCCCGGGCCTGGCCGTCGACCGGCGTGGCTCCCGACGCCGCGTCGGGCGCGATCGGCGTCGAGAACCAGTGGTTGGGCGACAGCTCGTTCGAGTCGAGGAGCCAGGGCGGCGAGCCGGGCCCCTGGCGCCAGCTCGCGGCCATCAGCAAGGCGACGCGGGCCATGTCCGCCGTCACCGCCGACGGCGTCCCGCACCAGCGAACGCAGGTCGCGTCGTCGCCCAGCGGGAAGACCGACCGCAAGACGCCCGGCGCCGGCGGCGGCAGTTCATCGGGCTGAGGGGGCAGGCCGCCCAGGAACAAGCTCGCGGTCGCCAGGTGGCCGCCGAAATACCAGCGGGCCTCCTCCTCCGTCCACGGGCCGTCCCATCGAAATCGGTCGCGGTAGATCAGGCGGCCGGATCGCCGGATCTCGAGGTCCTGGACGATCCGCTCGAACTGGAACCGCTCCGACAGCGCGCCCCGGTCATAGCGACCGGCGAGCCAGACGTCCCCCCAGATCAGCCGCGCGCGGGGCGCGAGCTCGACGCGCCCGAGCTGATGGTAGCGAGCCCCGCGGAACGGGATCGCCGGGCCGGGGAGGACGACCAGGCAGGCGTCGTCCTCGACCGTCGCCGCCCATTGCTGCGCGGCGTGGGCCGTCAAGGCGGGGTGGATGCGCGTGGCCGACTGGCCGGTCACGACCGCGTCGACGCCCTCCCTCGCCGTGATCTCGATCAGGTGGGCGTCGCCGTCCATCAGCCCGGCGGTCAGGTTGATCAGGTACAGCAGCGCGACCGACCGGGACTCCAGGGCGAACGGCGGGAAGACGCGCAAGGGGATCTGCTGGTAGCAGGTCCCCATCCGGGTCTCCTCGCCGACGCGGACCAGCTCGATTCGCGCCCCGCCGACGCGCGCGGCGGGATTCCCGGTGGAGACGGCGTCGAGGAACTCGGGGGGCGTCAGGAACTCGTCACGCGTGATGCGAGTTGCTCGCGCACCCACTGGATCACCTCCTCGACGCCTTCCTTCTCGCGGAGGCTGACCATCAGGAACGGGCGCTCGCCGCGCATCCGCAGGCTGTCCCGGCGCATCACGTCGAGGTCGGCGCCGACGTGGGGCGCCAGGTCGGTCTTGTTGATGATCAGCAGGTCGCTGTTGCAGATGCCGGGCCCCCCCTTGCGAGGGATCTTGTCGCCCTCGGCCACGTCGATCACGAAGATGAAGCGATCGGCCAGCTCGCGCGAGAAGACGGCTGTGAGGTTGTCGCCGCCCGATTCGACGATCACCAGTTGGAGCCCGGGGAATTGCCGCTGGAAGTTGGCCACCGCGCTGAGGTTGGCGCTGGCGTCGTCGCGGATGGCGGTGTGGGGGCAGCCGCCGGTCTGGACGCCGACGATCCGCTCGACCGGCAGGACTTCGCGACGCGAGAGGAACTCGGCGTCTTCGTGGGTGTAGATGTCGTTGGTGACGACGGCGAGGTTGAGCTCGGGCCAGAGGGCGCGGCAGAGCGTCTCGACCAGGGCGGTCTTGCCCGACCCGACCGGGCCGGCGACGCCCAGCGTGAACACCTTCCGCGACGGGCCGGCGTAGCGGGCCGGGCCGGGCTTCCCCATGTGGTCGTGGGAATGGCCGTGATCCCCGTGGCAGACCGCTCCCCCTCGCAGGAGTCGTCGCCGCGGCCGCGTGGAGAAGCCGGAGATCTCGGGAGGCGGATCAAGAACGGAACATCCGCGCGTAAAGTCGGGTCTGTTCATCGCAGAGGATCTCGTAGAAAGGGCAGCCGCCGCCCGCCGTCCGGGGATCCCGGTCGACCAGGTCCGAGGCGAGCTCGCGGAGGTCGTCGTGGAGGTAGGCCAGGATCTGCTGGCCGTGCGTGTGGCCGACCGGGATGGAGCGGACTCCCGCGCCGATCATGCCCAGGGCCGCTTGATGCAGGTACGCCGTGAGGACCTCGTCGGCCGAGCCCCCGGCCAGCGCCCCGAGCAATCCGAAGGCGATCGGATGATGCCAGTGACGGTCGCCGTCGGCCGACCCTTCGAGGAACGTCGAGAGGCCGGCGGCGGACCACGTCCAGGTCTTCCCCAGGGCAAGGAGCTGCTCGCCCATCTCGCGGCTCGCCGTCCGGATGGACGGCGGCGCGATCGAGGCGTCGGCCAGGCGGTTGAGCGCCGCCAGCTCGGCGGAGTCGCCCGCCGCGGCCGCGCGCCGCGCCGAGGCCGCGAGCACGCCCTCGAACGGGCCGAGCGACGACCGGAGCCATCGCGCGATCCAGCGTTCGAGGCTCTCCGGGTCGTGCACCAGGCCCCGGGCGAGCGCGCCTTCGAGGCCCCAGGAATGGGTGTAGCCGCTGATCGGCAAGGCCGAGTCGCACATCTGGAGCAGCCGAAGGTTCATCGGAGGACCCCGACTCAGAACAGGAAGTAGCGCTGGGTCATCGGCAGCGTGGCGACCGGGTCGCTGCCGACCGCCTCGCCGTCGACGTAGACCTGATAGGTGTCGGCGTCCACGCGGATTTCGGGGGTGGCCTCGTTCCGCACCATGTCCTTCTTGCCGATGTCGCGGCAGCCCTTGACCGCGAGCGACTCGCGCTGGAGCCCGTAGCGCTCGACGATCCCGGCGTCGAGCGACGCCTGGGACACGAAGTTGAAGCACGACTTGGATAGCGCCCGGCCGAACGACGCGAACTGGGGACGCATGTAGACCGGCTGCGGCGTGGCGATGCTGGCGTTGGGGTCGCCCATCTGGGCGGTGACGATCAGGCCCGCCTTGAGGACCAGGAACGGCTTCACGCCGAAGTAGGCCGGGTCGTACAGCACCAGGTCGGCCAGCTTGCCGGACTCGATGCTGCCGACGTGCTGGGAGATCCCGTGGGCGACGGCCGGGTTGATCGTGTACTTGGCGACGTAGCGCTTGGCCCGCTCGTTGTCGTTGCGGGCGGAGTCGCCGGCCAGGGCCCCGAATTGCACCTTCATCTTGTGGGCCGTCTGCCAGCAGCGGACGATCGCCTCGCCGATCCGGCCCATCGCCTGCGAGTCGGAGCTCATGATGCTGATGATGCCGCGGTCGTGGAAGACGTCCTCGGCGCCGATCGTCTCGGCCCGGATCCGGCTCTCGGCGAAGGCGACGTCCTCGGGGATGCTCCGCGACAGGTGATGGCAGACCATCAGCATGTCGAGGTGCTCGTCGATCGTGTTCACCGTGAACGGCCGGGTCGGGTTGGTGCTGGAGGGCAGGACGTTGGGCAGGCCCGCGATCTTGATGATGTCGGGCGCGTGGCCGCCGCCCGCCCCCTCGGTGTGGAAGCTGTGGATCGCCCGGCCGGCGATCGCCTTGATCGTGTCGTCGATGAACCCGCACTCGTTGAGCGTGTCGGTGTGGATGGCGATCTGGACGTCGTAGGCGTCGGCCACCTTGAGGCTCGTGTCGATCACGGCCAGGGTCGTGCCCCAGTCCTCGTGGAGCTTCAGCCCGCAGGCGCCGGCCTTCACCTGATCTTCCAGCGGCCCCGCCACGCTGCCGTTGCCCTTCCCCAGGATGCCGACGTTGATCGGCAGCCCTTCGAACGCCTGGAGCATCCGCATGATGTTCCAGGGGCCGGGAGTGCAGGTCGTGGCCCACGTGCCGGTGGCCGAGCCCGTGCCGCCGCCGATCAGGGTGGTGATCCCCGAGGCCAGGGCGACCTCGATCTGCTGCGGGCAGATGAAGTGGATGTGGGTGTCGATGCCCCCGGCGGTGAGGATCCGGCCCTCCCCCGCGATGATCTCGGTCCCCGGCCCGATGACCAGGCGGGGGTCGACGCCGTTCTGGGTCAACGGGTTGCCCGACTTGCCCACCGCGACGATCCGGCCGTCGCGGACGCCTACGTCCCCCTTGACGATCCCCCAGTGGTCGAGGACCACCGCGTTGGTGATCACCAGGTCGCAATGCGGCGGGCCCATCGGGTCGATCACCGGACACTGGTCCTGGCCGTCGCGGATCGACTTGCCGCCGCCGAAGATCGACTCCTCGCCGTAGTCGGTGTAGTCGTGCTCGATCTCGATGATCAATTCGGTGTCGGCCAGGCGGATCCGGTCGCCGACCGTCGGCCCGTATTTCTTGGCGTAGGCCTGTCGCGAGATCTTGACGCTCATGTTCCTGGGTCCTGAAGAGCCTGCCGGACGATCGATTCGGACGGGGATGGGGGCGGACCGGGGCGCGGACTCACGAAGGCTTGTGGCCGTAGCCCTGGTCGAGGCAACGCTTGAGGCTGGACTCCCGGGTGTAGGGGTCGTCCAGCCGCCCCATCACGAGGCCGTTGAACCCGAAGACCTTGCGACGGCCCCCGTAGGGGATGAGCCGAACGTCCTTCACGTCGCCCGGCTCGAAGCGGACGGAGGTCCCGCTGGGCAGGTCCAGACGCATGCCGTACGCCTTGACCCGATCGAAGACCAGCTCGCGGTTGGTCTCGAAGAAGTGGTAATGGGCCCCGATCTGGATCGGCCGGTCCCCCGTGTTGTTCACGGAGATCGTGACCGTGGGGCGGTCGGCGTTCAGCTCGATCTCGGGACCATCGAAGATGTATTCGCCTGGGATCATGTTCGGCCTCGGGAGGTTCGGAGACTGCGGGCGCGGACGCCGATTCTCAGCGGATGGGCTCGTGGATCGTCACCAGCTTGCTGCCGTCGGGGAACGTCGGCTCCACCTGGATCATCGAGATCATCTCGGCGACCCCTTCCATCACGTCGTCGCGGCCGAGGATCTCCCGGCCCGCGGCCATGATCTCGGCCACCGACCGGCCGTCACGCGCCAGCTCGAGCAGATGCGCGGTGATCAGGGCCGTCGCCTCGGGCACGTTCAGCTTCAGCCCCCTCGCCTTGCGCTGGGCGGCCACCTGGGCGGCCACGAAGATCAAGAGCTTGTCGCGTTCCTGCGGCGAGAGATTCATGACTCGGACTCCTCGAAGGCGCCTGAAAAGGTTGAAGAGGTCGCCGCCGGCCGCGGCGCGAACGTCAGGCGGCCGGGACCGCCCGCTCGGGGTGAAGCGCCGCCTCGAGCCGGCCGAGGGCCAGCACGATCCAGGTCGCCAGCACGAACGGCGCGGTCAGGGCGGGGAGCCCCAGCATCGGCACGAGGTCGGTCAGCAGCACCGAGAGCAGCATCCCCAGCAGCGGGGCGATCAGCGACCGCCGCCAGAGCGCGAGGGCGACGGCCGCCAGGGGCGCGTTGTAGCCGTACAGGCCCAGCGCGACCTTCTCGTACATCGACCGGTCGACGAGGCTCTCGGGGTCGAGCAACTGGCTGGCGGCGTCGGCGTGCCAACACCCCACCAGCATCCCCACGACCGACCCGGCCAGGACCCAGGCGGCGTGCCGCCGGTCGTTGACCGCGATCCCCAGGAGGAACAACGCGGCGGTCCAGACGTCGGCCTGGAACATGACCTGGCTGACGCCGTGGACCGCCCCGATCCAGGGCCCGTAGGGGATCGCCCCTCCCGCGTGGGCGACCCTCTCCACGCCCATCGCCGTCCCCAGGAAGAAGACGACCCACGTCGTGACGACGAAGGGCGCGGTGTACGTAGGGAACGGGGCCCGGGAGCGGGCCAGCCGGGTCAGGAGCGTCGCCGCGAGGCAGCCGACGATCAGCAGCGAGAGGCTCGCAACCCCGGGCTTGAAGAAGAAGAGCGAGGCGATGCCGACCAGGGCCGCATTGAACCCGTAGATTCCCGCCGACGTCTCGCTCGCATCGAACTTCAGGAGCCGGGCGGCCGCGGTCCCCAGGAACGCGCCGACGACCGCCCCACCCGCCATCAGCGGCGAACTCCAGGCGATCCCCAGCGCGAACAGCGCGCCCGTCGCGGCGTTCTCCTGGAAGAAGACCTGGCCGATCCCCCGGAACGATTCGCGGACGAAGGCCATCGGATCGCGGTCGGGCTGCCAGCTCATCGAAGTTCGTCCCTTGCCTGGAGGCGAAGCGTCCGGAAGCCCGTCCCACCGGACGATGGCCGGATTTGGGCGATCTCGTCCGAGTTCGGAACGAGGACGGGAAGGCGCGACGATGTGAGGACGCGGCCGGACGACCGCCCCTCCGGGAGATCGGACTCGCGATCCTTCGCACGGGACGGGCCTAGGTCGGCGCCACCCCTCACCTTGCGTTCGCTCAGCCGACGATATCGACCTTGCCGGTGGCCAGGTCGTAGACGCCGCCGACGGCCTTCAGCCCGCCGGACTTGAACTGCTCGGGGAGGATCGGCCCCATGGTCTTCAGCTGGCCGACGCAGCGCCGGACGTTCGCCTTGATGACGTTGTCGAGCTTGTCGCCGGGCGTCCCACGGACGTCGGTCACCGCCGGCTTGATCAGCTCGACCAGCCCGTTGATCGAGCCGGGCAGCGAGTCCTGCTTGTCGATGTGCTGGATGGCCGCCTTGACCGCGCCGCACCGGGTGTGCCCCAGGACCACGATCAGCCGCGCGCCCAGCTCGGCGACCGCGAACTCGATGCTCCCCGCGACGATCGGACCCGAGCCGCTGACGACGTTGCCGGCCACGCGGACGACGAACAGGTCGCCTACGCCCTGGTCGAAGATCAGCTCCGGCGCGACCCGCGAGTCGGCGCACGCGACGATGATCGCCGAGGGCTCCTGGCCTTCCGCGAGCGCCGCGAAATCCGACGGCCTGCGGCGCGAGAGCAGCGACGTCTGGCCGTTGATGAACCGCGTGTTGCCCTCGAGGAGCTTGGCGAGCACGACGTCGGCGTCGCGCGGCGACGGGGCGGCCGCACCGGTCGAGGACAGGGCTCCGACGCCGGCCGTCGCGGCCGCGGCCCTGATGAAATCCCGACGTGACGCGGACGGCATGGACTGCATGAACGATGTCCTTTCAATCGAATCGGCAGCCTCGCCGACCCGTGAACGATCAAGACAGCTTATTTCGACCTGTCGGCGCTCGAGAAATGCGGTGGATGGACACCATAACGCGCGCCGGAATGTGCGGTAAAGGGCCAACCCTCGGTCCCAATCATTTCGTCGCCCGACTGCGGTCGCCGTCGGAG
Protein-coding regions in this window:
- a CDS encoding urease accessory protein UreF — translated: MNLRLLQMCDSALPISGYTHSWGLEGALARGLVHDPESLERWIARWLRSSLGPFEGVLAASARRAAAAGDSAELAALNRLADASIAPPSIRTASREMGEQLLALGKTWTWSAAGLSTFLEGSADGDRHWHHPIAFGLLGALAGGSADEVLTAYLHQAALGMIGAGVRSIPVGHTHGQQILAYLHDDLRELASDLVDRDPRTAGGGCPFYEILCDEQTRLYARMFRS
- a CDS encoding urea transporter; its protein translation is MSWQPDRDPMAFVRESFRGIGQVFFQENAATGALFALGIAWSSPLMAGGAVVGAFLGTAAARLLKFDASETSAGIYGFNAALVGIASLFFFKPGVASLSLLIVGCLAATLLTRLARSRAPFPTYTAPFVVTTWVVFFLGTAMGVERVAHAGGAIPYGPWIGAVHGVSQVMFQADVWTAALFLLGIAVNDRRHAAWVLAGSVVGMLVGCWHADAASQLLDPESLVDRSMYEKVALGLYGYNAPLAAVALALWRRSLIAPLLGMLLSVLLTDLVPMLGLPALTAPFVLATWIVLALGRLEAALHPERAVPAA
- the ureG gene encoding urease accessory protein UreG → MGKPGPARYAGPSRKVFTLGVAGPVGSGKTALVETLCRALWPELNLAVVTNDIYTHEDAEFLSRREVLPVERIVGVQTGGCPHTAIRDDASANLSAVANFQRQFPGLQLVIVESGGDNLTAVFSRELADRFIFVIDVAEGDKIPRKGGPGICNSDLLIINKTDLAPHVGADLDVMRRDSLRMRGERPFLMVSLREKEGVEEVIQWVREQLASRVTSS
- a CDS encoding urease accessory protein UreD, coding for MGARATRITRDEFLTPPEFLDAVSTGNPAARVGGARIELVRVGEETRMGTCYQQIPLRVFPPFALESRSVALLYLINLTAGLMDGDAHLIEITAREGVDAVVTGQSATRIHPALTAHAAQQWAATVEDDACLVVLPGPAIPFRGARYHQLGRVELAPRARLIWGDVWLAGRYDRGALSERFQFERIVQDLEIRRSGRLIYRDRFRWDGPWTEEEARWYFGGHLATASLFLGGLPPQPDELPPPAPGVLRSVFPLGDDATCVRWCGTPSAVTADMARVALLMAASWRQGPGSPPWLLDSNELSPNHWFSTPIAPDAASGATPVDGQARAGVRT
- the ureC gene encoding urease subunit alpha gives rise to the protein MSVKISRQAYAKKYGPTVGDRIRLADTELIIEIEHDYTDYGEESIFGGGKSIRDGQDQCPVIDPMGPPHCDLVITNAVVLDHWGIVKGDVGVRDGRIVAVGKSGNPLTQNGVDPRLVIGPGTEIIAGEGRILTAGGIDTHIHFICPQQIEVALASGITTLIGGGTGSATGTWATTCTPGPWNIMRMLQAFEGLPINVGILGKGNGSVAGPLEDQVKAGACGLKLHEDWGTTLAVIDTSLKVADAYDVQIAIHTDTLNECGFIDDTIKAIAGRAIHSFHTEGAGGGHAPDIIKIAGLPNVLPSSTNPTRPFTVNTIDEHLDMLMVCHHLSRSIPEDVAFAESRIRAETIGAEDVFHDRGIISIMSSDSQAMGRIGEAIVRCWQTAHKMKVQFGALAGDSARNDNERAKRYVAKYTINPAVAHGISQHVGSIESGKLADLVLYDPAYFGVKPFLVLKAGLIVTAQMGDPNASIATPQPVYMRPQFASFGRALSKSCFNFVSQASLDAGIVERYGLQRESLAVKGCRDIGKKDMVRNEATPEIRVDADTYQVYVDGEAVGSDPVATLPMTQRYFLF
- a CDS encoding urease subunit beta; translated protein: MIPGEYIFDGPEIELNADRPTVTISVNNTGDRPIQIGAHYHFFETNRELVFDRVKAYGMRLDLPSGTSVRFEPGDVKDVRLIPYGGRRKVFGFNGLVMGRLDDPYTRESSLKRCLDQGYGHKPS
- a CDS encoding outer membrane beta-barrel protein; this translates as MKRISFLLAVGLTTAVTTATRAQEPSLAEMAGQPPADAVEAPPAPALGPPRNSAGGGLEAESLPAEQAEDLAPGMDSIRTLGPTPVADVRFLMDQLGLQRTLGDSGIRSFGWIEGGYTGASPGSGLLSVEPRQNRFGNEFLLNQIGLVLQKPLQRGGLNFGFNVRYFAGADAALGQPKGGIGSTVTSSRFSQDFRDLYVSAHLPILTELGMDVKVGRMNSIIGYNGFLAPYRPFYSSDYQFFYSQDGAFTGALTNLHVSNRLDVWNGVTLGANTFFTMRSAHSVCYIGQVNYWLTDEQKTRLTGSVYAGPNAIFAAPGMAGDFNTTVELRVQQNWTQRFTQIVQSNMGWDSDTPVGTGSWYGVYTIGIYHLSDKVDALARGEWFTDVKGTRTGISTDYSEVTLGLNWHPVKYLDVRPEIRGDFAGAPAFGVNGAHTDFSQLTGGISCLVKF
- a CDS encoding carbonic anhydrase, producing the protein MQSMPSASRRDFIRAAAATAGVGALSSTGAAAPSPRDADVVLAKLLEGNTRFINGQTSLLSRRRPSDFAALAEGQEPSAIIVACADSRVAPELIFDQGVGDLFVVRVAGNVVSGSGPIVAGSIEFAVAELGARLIVVLGHTRCGAVKAAIQHIDKQDSLPGSINGLVELIKPAVTDVRGTPGDKLDNVIKANVRRCVGQLKTMGPILPEQFKSGGLKAVGGVYDLATGKVDIVG
- a CDS encoding urease subunit gamma; translated protein: MNLSPQERDKLLIFVAAQVAAQRKARGLKLNVPEATALITAHLLELARDGRSVAEIMAAGREILGRDDVMEGVAEMISMIQVEPTFPDGSKLVTIHEPIR